A section of the Flavobacterium sp. CG_23.5 genome encodes:
- the lpxK gene encoding tetraacyldisaccharide 4'-kinase, giving the protein MNLLRKILFPFAILYGVITSIRNFLFDKGVLKTYAFDLPIIAVGNLSVGGTGKTPQIEYLIRLFSDKYKVATLSRGYKRQSKGFILADETINARVLGDEPFQFFEKFPTIQVAVDADRKNGIEQLLSQKIKPEIILLDDAFQHRKVKAGFYILLTSYGDLYSDDFILPTGNLRESKTGAKRANVIIVTKCPFNLSPEKQNEIRNKLKLSVNQELYFTFIAYDNFIYGKNRKINVNEIQSASKLLVAGIAKPEPFFAYLQDANDVCLSFPDHHNFTDKDILEIKNLAQNNIIITTEKDYVRLKGSLPSEQLFYLPIQSSFLSGAEISGENFDKTITNYVGTSTRNR; this is encoded by the coding sequence ATGAATTTACTGCGAAAAATACTGTTTCCATTTGCCATTTTATATGGCGTGATAACGAGTATTCGGAATTTTCTTTTCGACAAAGGTGTTTTGAAAACGTATGCTTTTGATTTACCCATTATCGCTGTTGGAAATCTGAGTGTTGGCGGTACAGGAAAAACACCGCAAATTGAATATTTAATTCGGTTATTTTCGGATAAATATAAAGTCGCCACATTAAGCAGAGGATATAAAAGACAATCTAAGGGATTTATTTTGGCTGATGAAACAATTAATGCGCGGGTTCTTGGCGATGAGCCTTTTCAGTTTTTCGAAAAATTCCCAACCATCCAAGTTGCCGTTGATGCCGATAGAAAAAATGGAATAGAGCAATTGCTTTCGCAAAAGATTAAACCAGAAATCATTTTGTTAGATGATGCTTTTCAACACCGGAAAGTAAAAGCGGGTTTCTATATTTTACTCACTTCTTATGGGGATTTGTATTCTGATGATTTTATTTTACCAACCGGAAATTTGCGCGAAAGCAAAACCGGAGCAAAAAGAGCCAACGTGATTATTGTGACCAAATGTCCTTTTAATCTTTCGCCGGAAAAACAGAATGAGATTAGAAACAAATTAAAACTTTCAGTAAACCAAGAATTATACTTTACTTTTATAGCCTACGACAATTTTATTTATGGGAAAAACCGAAAGATAAACGTAAATGAAATTCAGTCTGCTTCAAAATTATTAGTGGCAGGAATCGCCAAGCCCGAGCCATTTTTCGCCTATTTGCAAGATGCCAATGATGTCTGTTTATCTTTTCCAGACCATCATAATTTTACCGATAAAGATATTTTAGAAATTAAAAATTTAGCTCAAAACAACATCATTATTACTACCGAGAAAGATTATGTGCGATTAAAAGGAAGTTTGCCAAGCGAACAACTTTTCTATTTACCGATACAAAGTTCGTTCCTTTCCGGTGCCGAAATTTCAGGCGAAAATTTTGATAAAACCATTACAAATTATGTGGGAACAAGTACAAGAAACCGTTAG
- a CDS encoding DUF1801 domain-containing protein, with the protein MGNPQGIQFESVNEFLDNLSEEELEIVLFLQKIILECMPDCKEKLAYNVPFYYRHSRICYIWPASIPWGKVEKGVAIGFCKGISFLDETFETTKFA; encoded by the coding sequence ATGGGAAATCCACAAGGAATACAGTTTGAAAGTGTAAATGAATTTCTGGATAATTTATCGGAAGAAGAACTGGAAATTGTTCTTTTTTTGCAAAAAATTATTCTTGAATGTATGCCAGATTGTAAGGAGAAATTGGCTTACAATGTTCCTTTTTATTACCGCCATTCCCGAATTTGTTATATTTGGCCTGCTTCCATTCCTTGGGGAAAAGTTGAAAAAGGCGTAGCGATTGGTTTTTGTAAAGGGATTTCATTTTTAGACGAAACTTTCGAAACCACAAAATTTGCTTAA
- the rluF gene encoding 23S rRNA pseudouridine(2604) synthase RluF, with translation MEENLKRLNKFIGETGYCSRREADKLIDEGRVTINGVVPELGTKVSPDDEVRIDGKLIREKNEKPVYLAFYKPVGIECTTNLDVRNNIVDYINYPKRIFPIGRLDKASEGLIFMTNDGDIVNKILRARNNHEKDYTVTVNKPITDRFIERMGNGIPILDTVTRKCKVEQISKDIFKIVLTQGLNRQIRRMCEYLGYEVIALKRIRIINISLDVPMGRYRDLTDAEIKELNELIEPSSKTEEASLPKAEPTKRRTEFIKKDDPRFKKRGDY, from the coding sequence ATGGAAGAAAATCTAAAACGCCTCAACAAATTCATTGGAGAAACAGGATATTGCTCCCGTCGCGAAGCCGATAAACTAATCGACGAAGGACGTGTGACTATAAATGGAGTTGTACCTGAGTTAGGAACAAAAGTTTCCCCTGATGACGAAGTGCGTATTGATGGAAAATTGATTCGTGAGAAAAACGAAAAACCCGTTTACCTCGCTTTTTATAAACCCGTAGGAATCGAATGTACCACGAACTTAGACGTTCGCAACAATATTGTAGATTACATCAATTATCCAAAACGTATTTTCCCGATTGGGCGATTAGACAAAGCCAGTGAAGGATTGATTTTCATGACTAATGACGGTGATATCGTTAATAAAATATTACGCGCCAGAAACAATCACGAAAAAGATTATACTGTAACGGTAAACAAACCGATAACCGATCGCTTCATAGAAAGAATGGGAAATGGAATTCCGATTTTGGATACCGTTACCCGAAAATGTAAGGTCGAGCAGATCAGTAAAGACATCTTTAAAATTGTGCTTACACAAGGTTTAAATCGTCAAATCCGTAGAATGTGTGAGTATTTAGGCTACGAAGTTATAGCTCTTAAACGCATCCGAATCATCAACATCTCGCTTGATGTTCCCATGGGAAGATACCGCGATTTGACTGATGCTGAAATCAAAGAATTAAACGAACTTATTGAACCTTCCAGTAAAACAGAAGAAGCCAGTTTACCAAAAGCGGAACCTACAAAAAGAAGAACGGAATTCATTAAAAAAGATGACCCGAGATTTAAAAAAAGAGGGGATTATTGA
- a CDS encoding ATP-binding protein gives MKQLFVFIFFCSSFLYSQTNEKTDSLTYYKNLTTSNIKSDKYQQAIFYTQKAINYAKLSRDVQTQADQTFKLAKLYFELKKYNDAIKSFQKSISFYKKLEPSSNYAYATYYLGLSYIEKRNFKDAEIYFNNTKSIINNLKSSDSAQINNLLYLQKGIISKSKGNYDLASAIFKTIIAKPYNGAILDTRTEALYQIGTVEASKKRYNLALNYLNKALENNARNNNSDQKSNILLALSSVYEKMLDKNNAYSYLKQHLNLKESISILNNERLGIDDYNEFKESERLKEIVQIGNQNKQQQKANKFSKLISILAIALISILSLLSLSLYKNNIIRTQSNLMLKEKNKELEIAKDKAEKASNARSEFLSTVSHELRTPLNAINGIAHLLLEEKPKRSQMKYLTSLKFSGDYLTKFINEILEINKIDSNKIEIEYINFNLKQLLEDIQNSLKEIAAVGNNKFNLEIDHSIPDYLIGDPTKLSQIILNLINNALKFTKNGTVNVITKLKSLENDHATVYFEIVDTGIGIPEDKLKSVFDSFSQGSIEVNRKYGGTGLGLTIVKKLIKTLGGHIRLKSIVGEGSSFSFELKFKKGSELLKVEEKRKTYDDSILANKKILLVEDNKINQMISAKMLENKGIICYIIDNGEEAIETAKNNKFDLILMDVHLPGINGTIATERIRKFDQKTPIIALTAISLDENRDMLLSFGMNDVITKPFIPEEFYSVIANYV, from the coding sequence ATGAAGCAATTGTTCGTTTTTATCTTTTTTTGCAGTTCATTTCTGTATTCTCAAACTAATGAGAAAACAGATAGTCTTACGTATTACAAAAATTTGACCACTTCAAATATCAAATCCGATAAATACCAACAGGCCATATTTTATACACAAAAAGCTATAAATTATGCTAAATTAAGTCGGGATGTCCAAACGCAAGCTGATCAAACGTTTAAATTAGCAAAACTATATTTTGAATTAAAAAAATATAACGACGCTATAAAATCATTTCAAAAAAGCATTTCATTCTACAAAAAATTAGAACCAAGTTCGAATTATGCATACGCGACTTATTATCTAGGCTTGAGTTATATTGAAAAAAGAAATTTTAAGGACGCCGAAATTTATTTTAATAATACCAAATCAATAATTAATAATTTAAAAAGCTCTGATTCTGCCCAAATAAACAACCTGCTGTATCTGCAGAAAGGGATTATAAGTAAATCAAAAGGGAATTATGATTTAGCTTCGGCAATATTCAAAACCATAATTGCAAAACCGTATAATGGGGCAATACTGGATACCAGAACTGAAGCTTTGTACCAAATAGGAACGGTTGAAGCTTCCAAAAAAAGATACAATTTAGCTTTAAATTATCTCAATAAAGCATTAGAAAATAATGCTAGGAATAACAATTCTGACCAAAAATCGAATATTTTACTCGCATTGAGTTCTGTTTACGAAAAAATGTTAGATAAAAACAACGCCTATTCGTATTTGAAACAACATCTTAATTTGAAAGAGAGCATCTCAATTTTAAATAACGAAAGACTTGGCATTGATGATTACAATGAATTTAAAGAGTCCGAACGGTTAAAAGAAATTGTACAAATTGGCAATCAAAATAAGCAGCAGCAAAAAGCGAATAAATTCTCTAAATTAATTAGTATCCTCGCCATTGCCCTAATCTCTATTTTGTCTTTATTGAGTTTATCATTATATAAAAACAACATCATTAGAACACAATCCAATCTAATGCTAAAAGAAAAAAATAAAGAATTAGAAATTGCCAAGGACAAAGCAGAAAAAGCCTCCAATGCAAGATCTGAATTTTTATCCACGGTAAGCCATGAACTTCGTACACCACTCAATGCTATAAATGGTATCGCTCATTTATTATTGGAAGAAAAGCCAAAGAGGTCTCAAATGAAATATCTGACTTCATTAAAATTTTCAGGCGATTACTTGACAAAATTTATAAATGAAATCTTAGAAATAAACAAAATCGATTCTAATAAAATTGAAATTGAATATATCAATTTTAATCTTAAACAATTATTAGAAGATATACAAAACTCTTTAAAAGAAATAGCAGCAGTAGGAAACAACAAATTCAACCTTGAAATTGACCATTCAATTCCTGATTATTTGATTGGTGATCCCACAAAACTATCACAGATAATCCTGAATTTGATTAACAATGCGCTAAAATTCACTAAAAATGGTACTGTAAATGTAATTACTAAACTAAAATCATTAGAGAATGACCATGCTACTGTATATTTTGAAATAGTTGATACCGGGATTGGAATTCCTGAAGACAAATTAAAAAGTGTTTTTGATAGTTTTTCGCAAGGCTCGATAGAGGTAAATCGGAAATACGGAGGAACTGGTTTAGGTTTAACAATCGTAAAGAAATTAATTAAAACTCTTGGCGGTCATATACGCCTGAAAAGTATTGTGGGAGAAGGATCTTCTTTTTCCTTTGAATTAAAATTTAAAAAAGGCTCTGAATTATTGAAAGTAGAAGAAAAACGTAAAACATATGATGATTCTATTTTAGCGAATAAAAAAATACTTTTGGTGGAGGACAATAAAATTAATCAAATGATTTCAGCAAAAATGCTCGAAAACAAAGGAATAATTTGTTACATAATTGACAACGGTGAAGAGGCGATTGAAACAGCTAAAAACAATAAATTTGACTTAATTCTAATGGATGTTCATTTACCGGGTATAAACGGTACTATAGCAACTGAACGAATTAGAAAATTTGATCAAAAAACACCAATAATCGCCCTAACTGCAATATCATTGGATGAAAATCGTGACATGTTATTATCGTTTGGAATGAATGATGTTATCACAAAACCATTCATTCCTGAAGAATTTTACAGCGTAATTGCAAATTATGTTTAG
- a CDS encoding purine-nucleoside phosphorylase: MWEQVQETVSYIKERIDFTPEYGVILGSGLGSFTDEMKVEYTLPYNEIPNFPVSTVLGHKGALVFGTIGKKKVVAMQGRFHFYEGYCMTEVTFPVRVMKFLGIDKLVVSNASGGVNPNYKVGSIVLIKDHINMTPEHPLRGKNDERFGPRFVNMSEPYSRKMITKAKEIALDLNIEVFDGVYLGLQGPTFETLAEYRMVKILGADCVGMSTVPEVIVARHMDIETFGISVITDMGNEENIDSISHDEVLEAAKKAEPMVRSLIKELIVKY, from the coding sequence ATGTGGGAACAAGTACAAGAAACCGTTAGTTATATTAAAGAAAGAATTGATTTTACCCCAGAATATGGTGTGATTTTAGGTTCAGGATTAGGGAGTTTTACAGATGAAATGAAAGTAGAATATACCTTGCCTTACAATGAAATTCCAAATTTCCCTGTATCGACTGTTTTAGGTCACAAAGGAGCTTTAGTTTTTGGAACCATTGGGAAAAAGAAAGTAGTTGCAATGCAAGGAAGATTTCATTTTTATGAAGGATATTGCATGACTGAAGTTACTTTCCCGGTTCGAGTAATGAAATTTTTAGGCATAGATAAGTTAGTTGTTTCTAATGCATCCGGTGGTGTAAATCCAAATTATAAAGTAGGTTCAATTGTTCTTATAAAGGATCATATCAATATGACGCCTGAACATCCATTACGAGGAAAAAATGACGAGCGTTTTGGACCTCGTTTTGTCAATATGAGCGAACCTTATTCGAGAAAGATGATTACTAAGGCAAAAGAAATAGCGCTTGATTTAAACATTGAAGTTTTCGATGGCGTGTATTTAGGACTTCAAGGACCAACTTTTGAAACCTTAGCGGAATATAGAATGGTAAAAATTCTTGGTGCAGACTGTGTAGGAATGTCAACCGTTCCAGAAGTAATTGTCGCACGTCACATGGACATTGAGACATTCGGGATTTCTGTTATTACGGATATGGGAAATGAAGAAAATATAGATTCTATTTCACATGATGAAGTACTGGAAGCCGCGAAAAAAGCAGAACCAATGGTTCGAAGCCTAATTAAAGAATTGATTGTAAAATATTAG
- a CDS encoding alpha/beta hydrolase gives MKKKLYFVYTKSIGLYINFLSFVFPEKATKLAYALFSEPREGRLTKNNLPKILQEAQTETFQYDEHYFQTYTWKGNDTIILLVHGWESNASRWENILPYLQKSGSTIIAIDGPAHGLSSGKEFNIPQYAKFIDIAVQRFNPKYLIGHSLGGKTCLYYQAKYQNNNIEKMVILGSPSDFKIILYNYISMLSLNSRISKGLEDHYLKEFKLKLEHFSGKFFASKIKTKGLIAHDINDTVVLFEEGKKIAGAWENAVFIETKGLGHSLHDDELYKKVYHFLFETE, from the coding sequence ATGAAAAAAAAATTATATTTCGTTTACACTAAATCTATTGGATTATATATAAACTTTTTGAGTTTTGTATTTCCTGAAAAAGCTACGAAATTAGCTTACGCTCTTTTTAGCGAACCTAGAGAAGGAAGATTAACAAAAAACAATCTCCCTAAAATCCTTCAGGAAGCTCAAACCGAAACTTTTCAATACGACGAACATTATTTCCAAACCTATACTTGGAAAGGGAATGACACTATTATCCTTTTGGTTCATGGTTGGGAAAGTAATGCTTCACGCTGGGAAAATATACTACCCTATTTACAAAAATCTGGAAGCACCATAATTGCCATCGATGGACCTGCACATGGTTTATCAAGTGGAAAAGAATTTAATATTCCGCAATATGCCAAGTTTATAGACATTGCTGTGCAAAGATTTAATCCAAAATACTTAATTGGACATTCTTTAGGCGGCAAAACTTGTTTGTACTACCAAGCAAAATACCAAAACAACAATATTGAAAAAATGGTGATTTTAGGCTCTCCAAGCGATTTTAAAATTATACTCTATAATTACATTTCGATGTTGAGTCTAAATTCTAGAATTTCAAAAGGTTTAGAAGATCACTACTTAAAAGAATTCAAACTTAAATTAGAACATTTTTCAGGAAAATTTTTCGCTTCCAAAATAAAAACCAAAGGTTTAATCGCTCACGATATTAATGATACAGTTGTTTTATTTGAAGAAGGCAAAAAAATTGCAGGCGCATGGGAAAATGCAGTTTTTATAGAAACAAAAGGGTTGGGGCATAGCCTGCATGATGATGAATTATACAAGAAAGTCTACCACTTTTTATTTGAAACAGAATAA
- a CDS encoding zinc ribbon domain-containing protein, protein MANTKELSVEDKLRAIYDLQLIDSRIDEIRNVRGELPLEVEDLEDEVAGLSTRSEKLKSELEVIEDLIKAKKNAIDEHKEAIKKYTKQQESVRNNREFNSLTKEIEFQELEIQLSEKQIKEMKASIEHKKEVISQSKERLETKSNHLKHKKSELDAIMSETAKEEAFLTEKSGEYQALIEERLLKAYTRIRTSVRNGLAVVSIERGASAGSFFTIPPQTQVEIASRKKIITDEHSGRILVDSVLADEEKEKMEKLFSKF, encoded by the coding sequence ATGGCGAATACGAAAGAATTAAGTGTTGAGGACAAGTTAAGAGCAATTTACGATTTACAATTAATTGACTCTAGAATTGACGAAATTAGAAACGTAAGAGGTGAACTTCCTCTAGAAGTGGAAGATTTAGAAGATGAAGTTGCCGGTTTAAGCACGCGTTCAGAAAAATTGAAAAGTGAACTCGAAGTTATCGAAGATCTAATCAAAGCAAAAAAGAATGCAATTGATGAGCACAAAGAGGCAATCAAAAAATACACAAAACAGCAAGAAAGCGTTCGTAACAACAGAGAATTTAATTCGTTGACTAAAGAGATTGAATTTCAAGAATTAGAAATTCAATTGTCTGAAAAACAAATTAAAGAAATGAAAGCTTCAATCGAACATAAGAAAGAAGTAATTTCTCAGTCAAAAGAAAGATTAGAAACTAAATCTAATCACTTGAAACATAAAAAGTCAGAATTAGACGCAATCATGTCTGAAACTGCTAAAGAAGAAGCTTTTTTAACTGAAAAATCAGGGGAATATCAAGCTTTAATCGAAGAAAGATTATTAAAAGCGTACACTAGAATCAGAACAAGTGTTCGCAATGGTTTAGCTGTTGTTTCTATTGAAAGAGGTGCATCTGCAGGATCATTCTTTACAATTCCACCGCAGACACAAGTAGAAATTGCTTCAAGAAAGAAAATCATCACTGATGAACATTCAGGAAGAATATTAGTCGACAGTGTATTGGCTGACGAAGAAAAAGAAAAAATGGAAAAATTATTTTCTAAGTTTTAA
- a CDS encoding Nif3-like dinuclear metal center hexameric protein, producing the protein MSKIKEIISVLEEMAPLAYAEDFDNVGLLVGDQESEATGVLVCHDALENIIEEAIAKKCNLVVCFHPILFSGLKKITGKNYVERAVIKAIKNDIAIYAVHTALDNHQDGVNKIFCDALGLINTKVLIPKQNFIRKLVTYTIPENAEQVRNALFDAGAGSIGNYEDCSFNSKGIGTYMGNEHSNPQMGERFEFVQGDEIKIEVTFEKHLENKILKALFKSHAYEEVAYEIYELQNKHQNIGLGMIGELKNPMKEKDFLLFVKEKMQSDGIRHSNFIGKEVKKIAVLGGAGSFAIKNAIQAGADVFLTADLKYHQFYEAENQLLLADIGHFESERYTKNYIVDYLRKKILNFAVILSEENSNPVKYL; encoded by the coding sequence ATGAGTAAAATCAAAGAAATAATTTCTGTACTCGAAGAAATGGCGCCACTCGCCTATGCCGAAGATTTTGATAATGTAGGTTTATTAGTTGGCGATCAAGAGTCAGAAGCAACAGGCGTTTTAGTTTGTCATGATGCTTTAGAAAATATAATTGAGGAAGCAATCGCTAAAAAATGCAATTTGGTGGTTTGTTTTCATCCCATATTATTTTCCGGATTAAAAAAAATAACAGGCAAGAATTATGTGGAGCGAGCAGTAATTAAGGCAATAAAAAATGACATTGCCATATATGCCGTTCACACCGCTTTGGACAATCATCAGGATGGCGTTAATAAAATTTTCTGTGATGCATTGGGTTTAATAAACACAAAAGTACTGATTCCGAAGCAAAATTTCATTCGGAAATTAGTGACTTATACCATTCCCGAAAATGCAGAACAGGTTCGCAATGCCCTATTCGATGCCGGAGCAGGAAGTATAGGAAATTATGAAGATTGCAGTTTCAATTCAAAAGGAATTGGAACTTATATGGGAAATGAGCACAGTAATCCTCAAATGGGCGAACGATTTGAGTTTGTTCAAGGCGACGAAATCAAAATCGAAGTGACTTTCGAAAAACATTTGGAAAACAAAATTCTAAAGGCACTTTTTAAAAGTCATGCATACGAGGAAGTAGCTTATGAAATTTATGAGCTACAAAACAAACATCAAAATATTGGTTTAGGAATGATTGGCGAATTGAAAAATCCAATGAAGGAAAAAGATTTTCTACTGTTTGTAAAAGAGAAAATGCAGTCTGATGGTATTCGTCATTCCAACTTTATAGGAAAAGAAGTAAAAAAAATAGCCGTGCTTGGAGGAGCTGGAAGTTTTGCCATAAAAAATGCTATTCAGGCTGGAGCCGATGTGTTTTTAACGGCGGATTTAAAGTATCATCAGTTTTATGAGGCCGAAAATCAACTTTTATTGGCAGATATTGGACATTTTGAAAGCGAACGCTATACAAAAAATTATATTGTTGACTATCTTCGGAAAAAAATCCTTAATTTTGCAGTTATTTTATCAGAAGAAAATTCAAATCCAGTTAAGTACTTATAG
- a CDS encoding sterol desaturase family protein yields MFFFNENSWMAGAIILIFRYFLIAGTAYFIFYIWKKKKLSHLKIQQKFPEGKQLRNEILFSFLTLLIYSGTSGIVLYWYKKGITKIYHDVNDYGFFYLLGSVLFMIVLHDTYFYWTHKLLHSSKWLFKFHKIHHQSHNPTPWAAFAFHPAEALISLGIIPLIIFIIPTHPLALVMFLSFMTIYNVLIHLGYEIISKKKSNLSIWKWQNTSKNHDLHHEIGGGFNYGLYFSFWDRMMGSYKENQN; encoded by the coding sequence ATGTTTTTCTTCAATGAAAATAGCTGGATGGCCGGAGCCATTATTTTAATTTTTAGGTATTTCCTAATAGCGGGAACAGCTTATTTTATATTTTACATTTGGAAAAAAAAGAAACTATCTCATTTGAAAATTCAACAAAAATTTCCAGAAGGAAAACAGCTGAGAAATGAAATCTTATTTTCTTTTCTCACTTTACTAATTTACAGCGGAACAAGCGGTATTGTATTGTATTGGTACAAAAAGGGAATTACAAAAATATATCATGACGTAAATGATTATGGTTTCTTTTATTTACTAGGCAGCGTTCTATTTATGATAGTTTTGCATGACACTTATTTTTATTGGACACATAAATTACTCCATTCATCAAAATGGCTCTTCAAATTCCACAAAATCCATCACCAATCTCATAATCCCACACCTTGGGCCGCTTTTGCATTTCATCCTGCAGAGGCACTGATTTCTTTAGGAATAATTCCCTTAATCATTTTTATTATACCTACGCATCCATTAGCACTAGTAATGTTTCTCTCTTTCATGACCATCTATAACGTTCTGATACATTTGGGCTATGAAATAATTTCCAAAAAAAAGTCGAATCTCTCTATTTGGAAATGGCAAAACACAAGCAAAAATCATGATTTACATCATGAAATAGGAGGTGGATTTAATTATGGATTGTATTTTTCCTTTTGGGATCGAATGATGGGATCATATAAAGAAAATCAGAATTAA
- a CDS encoding radical SAM/SPASM domain-containing protein has translation MSNNNSISPSISVPFLNEEEIISTEIQKTGKRQTLISGLRKELVQLSYRLTIIGVAIKSYNNPWNWLYVPLALIRLRRKTIGQRRIYKLANVDKRYYWGLFTPGWNGIAFKNFIASEMNHIVPVKQKVNRFISVIVAITKKCALQCEHCYEWENINKKEVLTPEQLKSIVAKIQERGVSQIHFSGGEPLLKVDLLVDLLNSAKKGTEFWILTSGLKLTDENAKKLKSAGLNGVMISLDHFDPEKHNNFRGFKEAYYWVENGVQNAINNKLVVALSLCVTKDFSTHENLMTYAKLARKMGVSFIQILEPKAVGHYLGKDVSLSNEQIGLLEKFYLDMNYDPKYKNYPLISYHGYYQRHQRCFGAGNRSFYVDTDGDINACPFCQTKTGNVLDTDFDKSILHLQNSGCPNFYSKND, from the coding sequence ATGAGTAACAATAATTCTATCAGTCCAAGCATTTCGGTTCCTTTTCTTAATGAAGAGGAAATAATATCGACGGAAATTCAAAAAACAGGAAAAAGACAAACGCTAATTTCAGGTTTGAGAAAGGAACTTGTACAATTATCCTATCGTTTAACAATCATTGGTGTTGCCATAAAAAGCTATAATAATCCTTGGAACTGGCTTTATGTACCATTAGCGTTAATAAGACTTAGAAGAAAAACCATTGGACAGCGCCGCATTTACAAATTGGCTAATGTGGATAAAAGATATTATTGGGGGCTTTTCACACCTGGTTGGAATGGAATTGCTTTCAAAAATTTTATTGCATCCGAGATGAATCATATTGTTCCGGTTAAACAAAAAGTCAATCGTTTTATCAGTGTTATTGTTGCTATTACCAAAAAATGTGCACTCCAATGTGAACATTGTTATGAATGGGAAAATATAAACAAAAAAGAAGTACTCACTCCAGAACAACTGAAAAGCATTGTTGCCAAAATTCAAGAACGAGGTGTCAGCCAAATTCATTTTTCAGGAGGAGAACCGCTTTTAAAAGTTGATTTATTAGTAGATCTTTTGAACAGTGCCAAAAAGGGAACCGAATTTTGGATTTTAACTTCAGGACTTAAGTTAACAGATGAAAACGCAAAAAAATTAAAATCAGCAGGCTTGAATGGCGTCATGATTAGCTTAGATCATTTTGACCCCGAAAAGCACAACAACTTTCGCGGATTTAAAGAGGCTTATTATTGGGTTGAAAACGGGGTTCAAAACGCAATAAATAATAAATTGGTTGTTGCCTTATCTCTTTGTGTTACCAAAGATTTTTCAACTCACGAAAACCTGATGACTTATGCTAAACTTGCTAGGAAAATGGGTGTTTCATTCATTCAAATATTGGAACCTAAAGCTGTTGGGCATTATCTCGGGAAAGACGTTTCACTATCAAATGAGCAAATTGGACTTTTGGAAAAATTTTATTTAGATATGAATTATGACCCAAAATATAAAAATTACCCGCTCATTAGTTACCATGGCTATTATCAAAGACATCAGCGTTGCTTCGGTGCAGGAAATCGCAGTTTTTATGTTGACACAGACGGTGATATTAACGCATGCCCATTTTGTCAGACAAAAACAGGGAATGTTTTAGATACAGATTTCGACAAATCAATCCTGCATTTACAAAATTCAGGATGTCCCAATTTTTATTCGAAAAATGATTAA